TCTCGAGCAGATCGGCCAGGCGGGAGGCCTCCCGGAACGAGCGCACGGCGCGCGCGTGATCGTTGAGAACGAGCGACGCGAGACCGAGGTTGAACAGGGCGTGGGTTCGCACCGAGTCGTCATCGGCGTGCTCTCTCGCGCGCTCGAGAAGCTGCTGCGCTTCGTCGAGCTGCCCCGACATGATGGCCGCATTCCCCATGTTCAGCAGAGCGACCGGGTCTTGCGGATGGCTTTCGAGGATGGAGCTGAACGCTCGCCTCGCCTGGGCGACGTCACCGCGGTTGAGGTGCACCAGCCCCACTCCGTTGCGCGCACCCACGTGCAGCGGGTCGGCGTACAGGGCGCGCTGGAAGCACAGCAGGGCTTCGTTCCACTCTCCCCGTTCCATGCACGAGCGACCGTGTTCCACAAGGGTCTCGACGGTGCCGGTCGAGAGATGTTCCGGGTAGCCGCCAGGGAACAAGGGTTCGTCTTCGATGGCGCTGGCCGTCTGGAATCGGCAGAGCGCGGGCAGCACGTCTCGAAGCATCTCGCTCCACGTCTCTGCCGACAGCTGCGCGCGCAGCTCGTTGAGGTAGTCGACCAGCGACGTGCGGGCGCTCTCCGGGAAGACGTTCACCGCGCCGGCGAGACGCAGCTCGCGGTTCCACCGCAGCAGGCGCACGAGCACCAGCTCGCCTCCGCGCAGGTTGAGCGAGGATGGTGGCTCTGCCACGAAGTGCTCGATCTCTCCGCCGACGCGCATGAGGTCGCGCATGAAGATGCCGTTGGCCACCACGTCGGTGACCTGATAGAACGAGAGGTGCGTCTCTGACCACGACTTCACGTCGTCTCGCGGATCTCCGCCAAGGTCGGAGCTGGATTCGAGGAAGGCCTCGATGAGGGGGTTGTGATCGCTCGTGCAGGCGCGGTCGAAGATCATCCACTCCAGGAACGCCAGGTATTCGGCGCCTTCGACCCATGCGCCATCGTTCGAGGCCAGGGCATACCCGGTCTCGTGGGGACGGCTCGTGCCGAAGTACTCCTGACTGGCGCGCTCGGTCTCCGCGCGGTACTCGGGGCGCAGTGCAAAGTCGACGAGCGCCCGGAACACTTCCCAGAAAGGCGGGCGAAGCCGCTTCATGGCACCTCGCTTCCGGCTGGCCTCCGCCGAGGATCGTGAGATGATGCTGATGCCCTGCTCGTCATTTGCGTTCTTCCGGGGGCAGGCGACGAGCAGGGCATCATCCACACTCTCCAGGTCCTGGTGGCAGCAGGCAATGGAATGGATGCTGAATGTAATTCAATGGAAGCCGCAGAACTCCTTCTTCTCGGCGCAAGAATTTCGTCGCGCGCTTCGGCGCGATGCGCCACGGAAAGCAGAAGCGCCTCGGTGATCGACCGAGGCGCTCTCTCTGTGCTTCAGGGAATTGCCGAAGGGCTTACTCTTCGCCGCCCTTAGCGGCACCCGCCAGATTCGAGATCAGCTTCATGGGGTCGGCGTTCTCGATGAGCTTGCCGAGCTTCTGGAGTCCCTTGCCGGGGTTGAGCTTGTCGAGCGGGCTGCTACCGCCGCCACCGCCGATGTCACCAATGCCAGGAAGTCCCATGTGCGTGCTCTCCTTATCCCTGCTCGCCGATCTTCGAAGGGGTCGGCGTGGCCATTATCAGCGGCGTCGCTCGAGCGAGGCGGCGGATCGAGGCCCTCTTGTCTCTCCTATCACGCATCGACGCGTGCGCGTCTAGTGCCTGTGTGCTGTCACGTCTCTCGTGTCTCGGCGATCTCGAGCGCCATCTCCTGGGCGCGATCGATGTCGATCCAGCCCTGCTCAGCGTCTCTCCAGCCTTCCGAGACATCGTTCGCGTCTGACGTCGTCAGCCAGCGCTCCATTCGGTTCACACCCGTCTGGAGACGGCGAAACCCCGCCTCCATGAGCACGGCAACGGCGCGCTCGCTCTCCGGAAGCGTGCTGAACCGCTCGCGCGCCACGTCGCTCTCGAAGACCTTCACGCCCATCACGGCGATGGTCTTGATGCGCTGCATCACTGCGCGGTAGGTGTCGTTGTCGATTCCGCCTTCGAGGGCGCCGTCGGCTGCTGCCCGCAGGGCGCGGTAGTTGCGGGCGCGCTCGAGCGGCACGCTCCGGCCCCGGGCGCCCGTGCCTGCCTCTTCCGCCATCAGCGAAAGGCCTGTCCCGTCGTCTTCCACAGCCTCGAGGGCGCTGCCACATTCGGGACAGCCCACGTCGTCGGGGTCGCATTCGGTTCCGCACGCGGGGCACGGGACGTGACGTACACGATGCATGATGGCCTCGAGATCGGGTTCGCTCACTGAATCGCTCCTTCTCTGGGGGGCATCTGCCGTTCACCGTCGAGGCGGCGGAACCACCGTGTGTGCTCGCGCTCGAACGCGAATCTCCGGGAGAGGCCCTCAACCCGTTCGTTGTCGACGCTGATGTCGCCTGTCAGGTACCGCACGCCGCGCTGCCGCAGCGCTTCGATCACGTGGTCGACCAGGGCCACCGCAACCCGCGAACCCCAGTGCGCCCGCATCACCGAGATGTCGAAGATGTAGGCTTCCTGGCCGCCGTCGATGGCCGATCCGGCCCGCGGTCGTAGCTGGATGGCGCCGGCGGGTTCAGCCCCTGCCGTGGCAACCCAGACCGAGAGATCGTCGTCGCCTTCCAGATCGACGAGCGCGTAGACGTCGAAGAACCGCTGGCGCACGCGTTCGATCTCGTCGCGGCGCGATGCGCAGAACATGAACGGCACGCACTCGGTGCTGAGGGCGACGAGAAAGAGCCTGTCCTCCTCAGCGGCGGGGCGCACCGTGATCTCGCCTGGCGCGCTTGTGGGGGCGCGCAGCAGGTTGCACACGATGCGATGGTACTCAGGCTCGAGCCCGGCGTCGCGCGCGACTGTCGCCTGGGCGTCATCTGACGGGGAGAGATCGACGCCCAGGCGCACCGAGCCTCGCGCACCTGCTCGTCGTGCCGCCTCGTCGAGGAGGGCCGGGGTGTCGATCCACGAGGGGTCACGCACCATCGAGATGGTCGTGCCGGAGACGTTCTCCTCGACCTCGTGCTGAACGATGACCCATCCGCGCGGCCGGCCGTCTCCGGAGTCGACGTGCACCAGGAAGTCGACGGCGGGGTGGTCGATGAGCGCGTCGATTCTCTGGTTCAGCGCTTCGCACATCTGCGCGCCGAGCAGCGCCGCAGAGTAGTCGCGCGCGGCAGGCGAGAACCAGGGACGTCTCGCGGCGATGGCGATGATGTCGGCGCGGTGCATCGGGGTTGCCGCCACGATCAGGGTGGACATCGGCGACCGCTTCGCGCCGCTGCTGCCTGCGTCCTGTGCCCTGCTCGACCGCGTCGGATGTTCACATCCCGGTCGCACCGTCTCGAGCGGGCTTCTGGTACGATGAGGTCTGAGGAAGAATGACCGTCGCCATGATTGACAGCATCGCCAGGCCGAACCCCTTTCCCAGCACCTCGAAGGTGCGCCTTCCCGCAGATGAGGGCGCCCATTCTGGCGCCAAGACCGAGTGGTGGTACCTCAACGGCCATCTGCGCGATGATCAGGGGCGCGAGTACGGCTTCGTCGACGCGCTCTTTGACGTGCCCGACATCATCGATGCCCGTTTCAACAAGAACCTCCCGCTCATGCCAGGGGCGACGCAGCTCGACGCGGCCATCACCCTCGAGAGCGAGGGGCGTCACAGCGCGTTTCGAACCCCTCACTTCCACCGCCCCGGCGCCCAGCCTCACGGAGGCATCACAGAGTCCCAGCTGAGCGAGCAGTTCGTCGACAAGCGTGGAACCTGGCGCGTGGAGCGCCTCGATGATCACACGATTCACCTGGCAGGCCCTCACGGCGACGCGCAGCTCGATCTGAGGCTCACCCACGACAAGCCCGCCCTCATGATGGGCGGCGAGGGCGAGATCGCCATGGGGCCGCACGGCCTGTCGAAGTACTACACCTGGACCCGTCTGCAGGCGTCCGGGACGGTGCTGGTCGACGGAGAGGCCCGTCGGGTCGAGGGCACTGCCTGGATGGATCACCAGTGGGGTGACATGCAGATGCTCAATGGCTACGACGGGTGGGACTGGTTCGGCATCCAGCTCGACAACGGCGCTGACGTGAACGCGTTCCGCTTTCGTGGTGCCGACGGCGGGAACGTTCAGGCTTCGGTGGGCGTGAGCAACGCCGACGGGACCCAAGCCGTGTCTGACCAGATCGAGCTCACGCCGAGATCGTGGTGGACCAGTCCGGACACGGGTGTCCGCTACCCGACCTCCTGGCACATCACCGTGCCGGATCGCCACCTCGATCTCGACGTGACACCGACCTTCGACAATCAGGAGATGGCGGGCACCCGGCCGTACAGCCACCCCAAGCTGGCGCCCATCCCCACCTACTGGGAGGGGAGTCTGCGCGTGACCGGCACCATGGACGGCCAGCCCGTGAGCGGAAAGGCCTACGGCGAGTTCGTGGGGTACGGCGTCACCGATGCCGACCGTCGGCTTGATGCGGCGACCGTCGCGGCCGCACAAGGGTTGGTGGCGTCTGCGTCGAATGGCGCGCCCGACGGCTCGAGCGAGCTTCAGAGATCAGCCTGAGCGCCTGCCGCGCGCAGATCCCATCGCTCGTAGACCCCCGTCGTGATGAGGTCACAGACGCGCTTGTCAGAAAAGCTCGAGATCAAGCCCCCATTGAAATGGGCGGGAGGGAAGCGCTGGCTCCTGCCCCATCTGCTCCCGATCTGGAGGCGTCACGCGCGCCGTCGTCTGGTGGAGCCGATGTGCGGGGGCCTCGGGGTTGCCCTGGGCCTTCTGCCGCGCGAGGCGCTGCTGAACGACATCAACCCCCACGCCATCAACCTCTATCGCTGGTTGCGCGAGGGGCTCGAGATCTCTGCACCCATGGAGAACGACGAGGCGTTCTACTACGCATGTCGCGACCGCTTCAACGCACTGATCCGGGAAGGTCGCACGGATACGCAAGAGGCGGCCGGGCTTTTCTACTACCTGAACCGCACCGGCTTCAACGGCCTGTGCCGGTTCAACCGGAGCGGGCTGTACAACGTCCCGTTCGGTCGCTACGCGAAGATCGGGTACGTGCGTGACTTCAGGCACTACGCCGAGGTCTTCCGCTCGTGGGAGTTCAATGTCGGCGATTTCGAGGCGGTGGCGCTGCGCAGCGGTGATTTCGCCTATGCCGACCCGCCTTACGATGTCGAGTTCACGCAGTATGCAAAGGAAGGCTTCTCCTGGGACGATCAGGTTCGCCTGGCCCAGTGGCTGGCGCGCCATGACGGTCCGGTCGTGCTCTCGAACCAGGCCACGCCGCGCATCCTCGAGCTCTATCGCAGCCTCGGGTATCGTCTCACCCTGTACAGCGCCCCACGATCGATCAGCAGCAATGGCGATCGCACCCAGGCGGTCGAGGTGCTCGCGCGTCTGCGCACCTGACGGCTTGCGCCGCTTTCCCGGCGGCGCATGGAAAGCAGACGCCCCCTCGACCAGATGATCGAGAGGGCGTTGAGGAAACCTGGTGACCCCAGCGGGATTCGAACCCGCGATCTTCGCCGTGAAAGGGCGACGTCATAACCGCTAGACCATGGGGCCATTGATGCGGAGGGAGTTCCTGGTGGGCCCACCAGGACTTGAACCTGGGACCAACCGGTTATGAGCCGGTCGCTCTAACCACTGAGCTATGGGCCCCTGCTTCCGCGTTCGCATATTATACTGAAGGGGCGCGACCCCGTCAACGTTCAGGGCCGACCGGGGGGGCGGTGTGTCACCGGGTTGCGCAGAACGCCGAGTCCGTCGATGCTCGCTTCCATAACGTCTCCTTCTGTCAGGAAGACGGGAGGGTTGCGAAAGACGCCCACCCCCGCGGGGGTGCCCGTCGAGATGATGTCTCCGGGCTCGAGGGTGAAGGCTTCAGACAGCCAGCTCACCAGGGTGGGCACGTCGAAGATCATGCGGCGCGTGTTCGAGCGCTGGCGAACCTCGCCATTGACCCGCATCTCGATGTCGCGTTGAGGTGGGAACTCGAGTGCGTCGACGGTCACCACTGCGGGCCCCATGGGGCAGAAGGTGTCGAAGCTCTTGGCGCGCACCCACTGGCGGTCGCTTCGCTGCAGGTCACGGGCGGTGACGTCATTGATGATGGTGTACCCGAAGATGTGGTCGCGCGCGGCCTCCGGAGAGATCATCCTTCCCCGGCGTCCGATGATCACCGCCAGCTCCACCTCGTAGTCGATGCGGCTGCTTGCGGGCGGGATCTCAACGGGCGCCTCGGGTCCCACGATGGAGGAGGCGAACTTGGCGAACATGAGCGGCGCAGGCGGTGGCTCGATGTTCTGCTCCTCCGCATGGTCGCGGTAGTTGAGCCCGATGGCCATGATCTTTCCGGGACGTCGAAGCGGGGGAGCGAGCACCAGGCTCTCCAGCGGCAGCCAGCCTGACCCGCTGGCACTCGAGATGAGCGTGCGAACCCGCTCGAGGGTGTGTTCGCCCCCCGCGACGAGCGCGTCGCAGTCAGCGGGGGCGTCGGGGGCCAGGGCGGTGATGTCGAGGGCCAGCGCCGTGGTCTCGTCGACGAGCCCGAGGCGGGGCGAGCCGCACGTTCCGAGGAAGGTCACAAATCTCACACGCGGG
This is a stretch of genomic DNA from Pseudomonadota bacterium. It encodes these proteins:
- a CDS encoding FAA hydrolase family protein, which produces MRFVTFLGTCGSPRLGLVDETTALALDITALAPDAPADCDALVAGGEHTLERVRTLISSASGSGWLPLESLVLAPPLRRPGKIMAIGLNYRDHAEEQNIEPPPAPLMFAKFASSIVGPEAPVEIPPASSRIDYEVELAVIIGRRGRMISPEAARDHIFGYTIINDVTARDLQRSDRQWVRAKSFDTFCPMGPAVVTVDALEFPPQRDIEMRVNGEVRQRSNTRRMIFDVPTLVSWLSEAFTLEPGDIISTGTPAGVGVFRNPPVFLTEGDVMEASIDGLGVLRNPVTHRPPGRP
- a CDS encoding Dam family site-specific DNA-(adenine-N6)-methyltransferase — protein: MRSQTRLSEKLEIKPPLKWAGGKRWLLPHLLPIWRRHARRRLVEPMCGGLGVALGLLPREALLNDINPHAINLYRWLREGLEISAPMENDEAFYYACRDRFNALIREGRTDTQEAAGLFYYLNRTGFNGLCRFNRSGLYNVPFGRYAKIGYVRDFRHYAEVFRSWEFNVGDFEAVALRSGDFAYADPPYDVEFTQYAKEGFSWDDQVRLAQWLARHDGPVVLSNQATPRILELYRSLGYRLTLYSAPRSISSNGDRTQAVEVLARLRT
- a CDS encoding tetratricopeptide repeat protein → MDDALLVACPRKNANDEQGISIISRSSAEASRKRGAMKRLRPPFWEVFRALVDFALRPEYRAETERASQEYFGTSRPHETGYALASNDGAWVEGAEYLAFLEWMIFDRACTSDHNPLIEAFLESSSDLGGDPRDDVKSWSETHLSFYQVTDVVANGIFMRDLMRVGGEIEHFVAEPPSSLNLRGGELVLVRLLRWNRELRLAGAVNVFPESARTSLVDYLNELRAQLSAETWSEMLRDVLPALCRFQTASAIEDEPLFPGGYPEHLSTGTVETLVEHGRSCMERGEWNEALLCFQRALYADPLHVGARNGVGLVHLNRGDVAQARRAFSSILESHPQDPVALLNMGNAAIMSGQLDEAQQLLERAREHADDDSVRTHALFNLGLASLVLNDHARAVRSFREASRLADLLESPSDAASLHFRIGSNLAASERHDAALTYFRKSVRCVPEFAEGHLQLAESYQRLGRWRDAVREYGLAARYGAPNGRTWLEMGKCLIEAGQWRRAEQALWRAIDLLPGLVEAHVHLAQAMLAQNRLEEARTRCEVALYHAPRAVDVLVMVGDVARRLGDYKASTRYLRRALRLQPTHESARGLLAQVRKEERSYCT
- a CDS encoding GNAT family N-acetyltransferase, with the translated sequence MSTLIVAATPMHRADIIAIAARRPWFSPAARDYSAALLGAQMCEALNQRIDALIDHPAVDFLVHVDSGDGRPRGWVIVQHEVEENVSGTTISMVRDPSWIDTPALLDEAARRAGARGSVRLGVDLSPSDDAQATVARDAGLEPEYHRIVCNLLRAPTSAPGEITVRPAAEEDRLFLVALSTECVPFMFCASRRDEIERVRQRFFDVYALVDLEGDDDLSVWVATAGAEPAGAIQLRPRAGSAIDGGQEAYIFDISVMRAHWGSRVAVALVDHVIEALRQRGVRYLTGDISVDNERVEGLSRRFAFEREHTRWFRRLDGERQMPPREGAIQ